GAGGAATTACCAATCCATTTTCCCTTGTGACCTTAAAATTCTTCCATCAGCAACTAATCCTTCCTATCATGATAAAACATTGATAAATTGCATATCATGTGAGCACACTCCTAATACATGTTGGGGTTTTGGTGCCCCTGCAtgaacaaataaatcagacataTGATCTATTTGAccaattatgaaattaattgattcacatgctAAACAATTAATTGCACACATGAACGCATATAATTCatgttcaaataattaaatacataaaacatgaatttcctaTAGTTTATAATTACCGGTTTGATTCTcaaaagaatcgacgattgttttgtgccttctccacgtgataaTGTAGTACTCGATCACAAATCTTTTAATTTGTTCCCGAACTCAAATTATGACCTTTGGATGGGCAAAACTTGTCAAAACCAAAAGACTTGACTAGAAGAAGACATAATTTCAGTTCTGGAGAGAAATGATTTTTCGTCCACCGGTGAAAGTAGGGCACAAATTTTTTGTAATCATTAGGTCACAAATATTCTTTCCaatctcctttatatagagttacaATGAGTCAGTTTATGGATCTATAAAGGTTGGACTAAGGCCAAACCTGGactttaactaattaaattgagtccCAATTTAGtttaaatcaaaacaaaatatcattatcagccactatTGTGTAATATTAACTATCCGTTCATCCCAAATTATGAGCAATTCGGGCTTcgcaatttattattttatgtgtttaaGATATGagtattcattaattaattgaagtctgctatttgactttaattaattaatactcctattttttCAATAATAGGCTAGTCCGAAACCTTTATTTATTCATctggaataaatttcaaactGCGTggtttctaaaatgttaaaacctTTCTCGAATACCTCTTCAGGATACTATCAAATTGGACGTTGTTAGAGTTTAGTGtactgaaagcatctttcgaatgcttgtatatgtaagTAATACTTTTACCCATTTAtccatttttaccattttatgagaaggaatattttgttataatgtgTTTTGCTTTTACATATATGAGATTTTTTAATTTACATTTAAATACAAAAAGCTAACAAGTCTAAGTCATCTGCATAGTGGACTAGTTATGAACGGCGTTTATAGTAGATTACAGAATCGGTtcttgcaaaagaaaaagaagtttcacgacctagataggctttgactacctaccgtgaaaggttgcgacgtcaATGGTATAGCATGAAAGAATCAAACTGTGCGATGAGTATTTCTTTGCTATTTACTTAAAGACGAGGTCTTGGTGATTAttgtttcttaatcattgttggcATGACATTGAACATATGACATTgattgaaaactactttgacaTATCAAATGGTGAGAGTATTTTATTGCCCAAGAACTCTGATAGATTGGGAAgtgatcattaatgtctaagtgatgttagtattgttattgcaatgaatcgtgtgttgGGAGAAGTCAGtgtgataatatcctcaagagatGTTTagaaaaagatttaattattcagaaaactggtCAGCtagaatttattccatgaataataaataaggtttctgaactagaccactcttaaaaaaagaaattaattaataaaagtcaaATTGGAAACTTGATATTAACTAATGGATATTTGGATCTTTAACACGGGAAATGCTTTGATTAAAGAGGAAGTCCAGTAATACTAGTAATTTTGGTGTAGACGAGCTatcaatattatatatatagtggatgataataataataataataataataataataataataataataataataataataataaaaataataataatagttaagTTTAAGCTTGAATTAAATTAGTtttgatttaattcataaaagcATGAATTATGTCCCAAATCCAATCCTTCATAGATCTATGATCTGGCTCAAAATgttaactctatataaaagggaTAAGATGAGAAAACAGACGGTAATCTGCTCATAAAATTCTGTACTCACCCAATATAGAGATATTGAAATTTCGAAATTTAGGGTTCTTCAGCTTAGTGATTTTTGTCTTTCAATTCTTGTCCAGCTttttgaggatttgacaagctttgcccacacgAAGGTCAATTCCGAGTCAAAGGGATAgatcagaagatctgtggtagAGATTAAATTAAAGAAGGTGATCAAATTGAAATGATTGAATTCCTATGGTAAAGTTGATGTATTTAATTGCATGTGTTCAACATAATTTAATTGCAAATGTTCAACATGAAAATCAAACAAGGATTGCAATATAATTGCATATGTTCAACACAATTTAATTGCAAATGTTCAACATGAAAATCAAACAAGGATTGCAATATAagcaaaactcaatcttattgtGTATTACATAGTCAAACACATGAAGGTCATTTTCAGAATATCATTTTAAGTTTtgattttagtttaatttagcAAAGATGACTTAAAATTATCTAACAATAAACTCCGTATTTTTCAAatctaaattataaaaactaacATAGAACGAACTTATAATGCCCTTCGAATTATCTAAAAATAATCGTAGTTATGTGTTTTGTCACAGGATGCATACTTTGTTGTGCTCTAAATCCAATTACTTCATCCATTAAAAAAagggttttattttattattttagattttagtatgtttataaaaaatgatcttattttcaaaaatgaataatatatctCCCATACTTTATTTATTCACTTAGGCCAtacacaataggaatagcccagccatagtctagccacaaactccttctgccacatcatcagcgcTAAAAATccccctgccacatcatcaaaacaagcaaatagtccagccatagcctagccacatcactaataacaattatataaaaatgaaataattaacaatcacacaatatacggaatttaatttacgagacatatacgggaaacattaataatactattaaaattttaaaaatacaatatGTAAAAAAAgttcaataattttaaaaaattacaataattaaaaaaagtacaataattcactcttcgtctccgtcgtcgtctcctccgtggCTGTCCGCCTTCGtcgccaccgtcgccgccgcctctactcccgccggtctccctccgtgccgcttccaactcgtcctgcatgctcatgagcaatgtttgaagcaaactcttttccacggggtccaccgccacccgccattcggccatcgtcttgaccatctgagcgcgcgtttgttgacgcgcgaagaatttgagatccgctgtggattggccagggggggatgccgactggacctcctgggaacccccggcgaccccctcgcctcccgttgagcccgcttgtgcccaaccgggcgagttcggcgagcaaacgaacgaggtgtcgggacctcctgggccgtctcggggaggtcgtgggaaccaccgctgctgccgctgtaatcaccggtatagttcagtcgttgcttcttcggccagccagcgtcaacacctactcggaacttctcggagtcgttcagcacaagatagcatttccagtaggtgaactccttatataacccgggctgggggaaggctttctccgctatcctcctgcagtcttcctccgtttggccactgctctgcatgcggagggcgttggcgtacaaacccgaaaatcgggagacggcagccctgattctgtcccaccccttccggcaatcctccccgttgtgtggcctcccctccgggcaaaatgtctggtaggctgctgctatcttgccccacaaattgacgatcctctgattgttcgaagcgAGATGATCATTGCAAACACTGACCCACGCCTTgcacagcgcgacgttctcagcgtccgtccacctcctccggacCTGGctatcctcacccggctgcgacgactcgcccttcttcttccccttgcccttcttcttagggGCGCCCCGCACTGCTCCCCCCGCgggaacgggagtttccggaacaccgagcatatcaaaccccaactcctccaaggagaaagtatcaaattgcgtgaactgcATCTCCGTTGGGATCGAAGtatgcgaagaagcagtcgaaaaatcaaaactggggcgatagacgtcttCATCCCCCGGCGTCCCCGGTACCCCCCTGTCGGGGGTTGCACCGCCGATACCCACCTTGTCGTCCCCTGCGTCGGGGGCTGCATCGTCGTCCCCCCCAGGCATCATCTACATCCctggtgcccaccccggcatcatatGCACACCGGgctgcatccccggtaccccttGCCACGCCGGCATACTCCTCCTAGCTGCCATCCCGGGTATCATCccctgccaagggtacatgttgtagtaccctggcatcggaccccatccatctcccacgggtaccgggggagttttagacccggtcgtcactggagtaccttcattggtgttctccatttctcggtgttgatcttgtacagaaattaagatagagagagtactcgttaaaacaagtggcgcgaatgaaaatgacgtgcaaaccgcgtatatatagtgtttcgaaaaaaaaatcgtctaggcgatgcgctaggcgatccggacgctgcaatagcgccgagcggatcgctcAGCGCTTCGCCTAGCGCCACGAAATCGCCGAGtgctaggcgatttttaattccgaaaatggctgggcggttgcaatgggccgcctagcgccagcgctcgactaggcggtgcgctaggcgccattgcggatggccttattgTTACAACTCTCccactttatctatttttttattcatttcttattttaccaattttttattaaaaatatgtaagTGAGACTTTTTGTGAAGGGTGGGAAGTAGTATAAAATGCTGAAACGTTGGAGAATAAGTAttaaaagaagagaagaaaaaaataaaaaggaaaagagaCGAATAAAAAGAGAGAGATAGGGAGGCAGAGCAAGTGAGTGATTTTAGCGCGGGACGGCGGCGGTTGGAAGCACAGCGGGGTAATCTTAAATAGTAGAATAGTCGTCGAGTTGACCAATACCCAATTTTTCTGAGATGTATCGCTCCGGGAGCTCCACTCGTGTCTCCGACGAGTTTTTCTCCTCCCCTTCTCCACCAGATGCCGAGCAACAGCAACAGCAGCAACAGCTTCTTCCCACTTACAATCCCGAATCACACCTCGCCAAGAAGGACCGTCTTCGCCTCAGATCCGCTGAGGCCGCCGTCCACCTCATCCCTATTATGCTCATCATCTGCGCCGTCATCCTGTGGTTCTTCTCTGCTCCAGGTTTGCTAATTTACTTATTGATCGGTGTCGGTTTTTAGATTGATTGATAGGATCTGAAATTATTTCGGCATGAAATTGGATTTTGGATCTTTTAGTTTAACTGAGGCCGTCGAGATCCATTATTGGGGATTTCAAGTCATCTGTAGTCCTGATTTTGACTTGagattgtttttttgttttgtatgaTGATTAATTTTGAAGAGGATGGATTCTTATGTATACAACAACAATTAAGCTATAGATCTTCACCATTTTTAACTAGAGGCTATTCTCATCTTGAGTTGTGGATTTTGGGGTATGGAGGTGAACTAATTCGTCTGGTTATTGATGAGGAATTTTGCTAGGGTCTTTCTTTTGTTGACTTTAGCTGTTACAGTAATGGGGCTTTTGCAATACCCTTGATACTTTCTATCATTTGATCTGATTTTGCTTGATTTATCCCATTTAAATGGTAGGATTTAGATACTCAATCATAAAGAGTAAATGTCACCTCTCCACAAGAAGATATATTGATTAGTTGGTTTGTAAGCTTGGATCGTAGAATTGCATACTGTTTGAGattcaaatatcaacaatgGGATATCGAATAGGTTGTCAATATAATGTGCTTGAACTTGGCAGACTCGAGAAGTAGCCATAACAATGAAGCAACCGAAGTAACTGATGATTGTTGCGTTTGGAAGGTTTGGTGTTGTGAGTTTCTTTGTAAGTGAGGAATCATTGTCAAGACTGGAAGTTACTAGTTTTGACGAATTCCTAATGAATAAATAACCGCATATGTTTGGGAGAAAGTTGTATTGTTCTCCAGTTTCATGAAATGAAGATTCAGTATGTGATCCTACAATGCGTGTTAAATGTAGATAAAGTTTATTGTGACTGATTAGTAGACAAATTAAGTTGACTGTATCAATGATATTGGATTTGGGGGAATATGCCAACTTTCTGAATTCCCTTTCAGAATGTAACTAGCCGCACCATAAACTATGCCTGAATTCGTGAGTAGCTCGTTGAAGCCTCAGTAGTCTGAAGAATAAGTTTGCTGTAGTCACTAACAAATTACTACTATGGTTAGGCTTCTGTCATATTCTCATTAACTGTTTCTTATTTTCAAGTACTAGCTTTTGTGTGTAAGATGCTGTGTTTAGTGGATTTCGCTTTACTAAATCAAGTTAATTGCATGTTCTTGTTTGTTAATTCCATCAGCTTCTGACACTGACATTACTCGCTTAAATATGGCAgtagatttggcaaataaaggTGACTCCATTGCTGTCAAAGTAAGGATTTAGATGCTCGTCATCAACATCAAAGAAGGTGTTGCAAACACTCCAAAATATCAAGATACAGTTGATCCAAGATCGATAACATAGCTTTGTATAACGCCACGTTGAAAATTTGCCGTATGCCTTGGATTTATTAATTCTTCACACTTATTTATGCAACTGTTTTCGATTTTTTTCGTCTAGATCGTGTAATTCACAATAATGCCGATTAGTTCGTTTGCAAACAAACTACCATTTCCAACAGCTAATCTTATTTGAGTTGTGTACAAGACTATATCTGCAGAGGTTCAAAATCGAAATTGGTATGCTCCAAGATTGGCCCCAACCTAACTAGTTTGGGCACAATTACATTGTCCCGAATAGAGCACACCGCCTTGTTGTCAAGCTGCAGCAGAGCACCCACAAGATTGGCGCGGAGAGTCAAGGGAAAGATCCGTGGCCACCTTTCAGCTCCATAGGACCTAAACGCTTCTTCCACGGACATGGTTCCGAGCTTCATTGCCTCTCCCAACTTATTGGCCAAGACCACCGCATCCTCGAGCGCGCAGCAGGCGCCTTGCCCGAGATTTGGGGTCATTGGATGCCACGCGTCGCCAACAAGAACGACCTTTCCTGATGAAACCGGAGGTGTGACGCCCGGCCACAGCCAACGATCCACCAGAGGGGTTCTTATGATTGTATCGTCAGGTGTCGATTTGATGATGCTTAAGAGCTCCGATGGCCAGTCTCTGAGCAGATTCTCAGTTTCCTGCCTCAGTATGGATGGATCAGTAATCTTGGGACCTGAAACGGGAGATTAGTTAGTCTTACTTTTTAAATTCTCAAACACCTAAAATGAGCACATAGTGTTGATCCATACAAGATTCAATATTTACTATAGTTAGGTTATAAAAAGTGGGAGGGAAGCATACCCGGGGACGGGCTGTTGAAGCAGACGAACCAATAGACCTTAGTGGATGAAACTGGGACGTATCCAGCACGAACGCCTCTCCCATAGACATAAGTCACTCGTGGCTTGAATGGCTGGCCGTCAGGGTAGACTCCAAGGCCGCGGAAAGCACAATGGCCAACGTATCTGGGATCAGGAAAGCCCATCCACTTGGCTACTGGAGACCGTATCCCGTCGCAGGCGATAACAACCTAAGTGGCAGCGATtaaagttgaagaagaaagccATTTGTCAATGTGGTGATCAAGCTGGATGGAAACTACCTTAGCAGATATGACAGAATCATCTTCGAATGTCAGCAGGGTGTCGTCGTTGTGGCCTGTTTTGATGCTCTTCAGCTTAGAGGAAAAGGAAATGGCGGCCGGGGGTAGCCGGTTTGCAAGAGCCTCCAACAGAGTTCCCCTTTCTACCGCACGCACTTCTTGACTGCTTCCATTCACAACTTTCAGTCAAATTGTGTTAAATTAGCAAGAgggttttggtttggtttggtttggtttacCTTTGGTCCTCATCTTTGAATCTGAAGGAACGCAGCTCCCTCCCACCCTCCGATTTTACAACCATCCTGCAcacaagtatatatatatagggatgtaatcaaatgcaaactcttaCTAAAATGGTAAGTAAAACACGCACTCTTCAATTTTGAGGAATTGAGGGCGTAGCTCATCCGCCACTCCAATGGCATCAAACACTTTCCATCCGTTCTtgaaaaatgtgagtgaagtgccGCCGCTCCTCAGCGACGCAGCCTGCTCAACCACCACGGACTCAATTCCGACTCTGTTCaaaacaaattttttaaaaccatTACCGAATCAAACGAGAGGTGAAGGTCGTGGTGAGGAACCTTTGAAGTGCAACGGCGGTCGCCAGCCCGGAAATTCCGGCTCCCACGATCACTATGTCTTCCTTCCTGACACCAcccgccaccgccaccaccggTCTCACCCTCCTCCGCCGTGAAGGATGCCTGAGAGGCCATTTTGAAGGCGGTAGTAGGATTGCCATCTTGATACCAAGTTGGAAtgaatgtgtgtttttttgtagATCAACAACACACTATTTGTCTTACTAGTGAGTGGCCGACCTTCATCCGCTTGCTTTCATCTTACACCACACATCATCTCCTCCCCTTTCATTCGATACTCAACAATAACATAACAAAATCTTCTACAAATCGAGTATATGAATGGAAGAGAGTTTGCATTGTTTACTAGCAGTaacattttgtattttattcatTATGACCATTTTATCTGTAAAAAAAAGTATCTTGTTTCATTTTGGGAGTCTCAATTTTGTCTGACACGAGTTTTCAAAAAATGTTATAAAAAGTTGGTAAAAAAGTAGTGTAACGTtgagtttcatttttatatattactccctccgtctcattttAGCAGTCGTAATTATCTATTTTAGTCATCTCATATTAGCAGTCTCAGTTAGGATCtttcataaatggtaatagactCATATTCCGCTAATTTCATTCAATTCACATTTTAGTATTCCTTCCGTTcctttatagttgagtcattttttcatttcgggaagctccctcatagttgagtgactgagtcatttccatatatagtagtaattttttttctatttcttactttactttctcttactttattctcttttactttttcatcaatttatttaacacactcaacatcattttcataaattttgtgACGAATTTTTTTGCCTTAACTACAAGGGAACGaaggaatataaaattaatacattaaaatgAGATCTAGATtccgattttttatttacaaaattagcATACAATTTAAGTGGGACTACACACTGACCTTTCACACACTACTAACACGGACTTTTCACAGACTATACCAACCACACTGACTTGACACACACTATAAATCCATTTTTCGACTAATAAAATGCGTCATTTAGCCGGCCGAGGcaatagtaaaaagtaaaaagtaaaaagtaaaaagtaaaaagtaaaaagtaaaaagtaaaaagtaaaaagtaaaaagtaaaaagtaaaaagtaaaaagtaaaaagtaaagAGTAAAGAGTAAAGGTAAagagtaagagcatctccagtaacggcatcaaaatcgcgacgccgatttttcgccgacgccggttctgacgccgaaccattggaaccggcgtcggcgaaatcggcgtcaaaatcggcgtggccatgccgattcgcgcgatgacgccggttccgacgccgatcctcacggcgccattgtgggtctcgggtcggcgtcaaaccggcgtcagattttattttttattttttttttcttttgaaaacactatatatacgcgctttgaacgtcattttcattcgcaccacttgttttaacgagtactctctctaccttactttctgttcaagatcaataacgagcaatggagaacaactacgaaggtactccagtgactcccgggggatagtctcagactcccccgcctcccggtgtagggtctcagacggccccgactcccggggtagggtcccatacttccccggctcctgggggaggtggttggcctccgatgaccaggtactaca
This portion of the Salvia splendens isolate huo1 chromosome 10, SspV2, whole genome shotgun sequence genome encodes:
- the LOC121753168 gene encoding monooxygenase 2 isoform X2, whose amino-acid sequence is MASQASFTAEEGETGGGGGGWCQEGRHSDRGSRNFRAGDRRCTSKVPHHDLHLSFDSAASLRSGGTSLTFFKNGWKVFDAIGVADELRPQFLKIEEMVVKSEGGRELRSFRFKDEDQSQEVRAVERGTLLEALANRLPPAAISFSSKLKSIKTGHNDDTLLTFEDDSVISAKVVIACDGIRSPVAKWMGFPDPRYVGHCAFRGLGVYPDGQPFKPRVTYVYGRGVRAGYVPVSSTKVYWFVCFNSPSPGPKITDPSILRQETENLLRDWPSELLSIIKSTPDDTIIRTPLVDRWLWPGVTPPVSSGKVVLVGDAWHPMTPNLGQGACCALEDAVVLANKLGEAMKLGTMSVEEAFRSYGAERWPRIFPLTLRANLVGALLQLDNKAVCSIRDNVIVPKLVRLGPILEHTNFDFEPLQI
- the LOC121753169 gene encoding uncharacterized protein LOC121753169 produces the protein MYRSGSSTRVSDEFFSSPSPPDAEQQQQQQQLLPTYNPESHLAKKDRLRLRSAEAAVHLIPIMLIICAVILWFFSAPVDLANKGDSIAVKVRI
- the LOC121753168 gene encoding monooxygenase 2 isoform X1, which gives rise to MAILLPPSKWPLRHPSRRRRVRPVVAVAGGVRKEDIVIVGAGISGLATAVALQRVGIESVVVEQAASLRSGGTSLTFFKNGWKVFDAIGVADELRPQFLKIEEMVVKSEGGRELRSFRFKDEDQSQEVRAVERGTLLEALANRLPPAAISFSSKLKSIKTGHNDDTLLTFEDDSVISAKVVIACDGIRSPVAKWMGFPDPRYVGHCAFRGLGVYPDGQPFKPRVTYVYGRGVRAGYVPVSSTKVYWFVCFNSPSPGPKITDPSILRQETENLLRDWPSELLSIIKSTPDDTIIRTPLVDRWLWPGVTPPVSSGKVVLVGDAWHPMTPNLGQGACCALEDAVVLANKLGEAMKLGTMSVEEAFRSYGAERWPRIFPLTLRANLVGALLQLDNKAVCSIRDNVIVPKLVRLGPILEHTNFDFEPLQI